In Paraburkholderia bryophila, a single genomic region encodes these proteins:
- a CDS encoding cupin domain-containing protein, with protein MSESHAAMAKDELIRRFDLKPHPEGGFFSETYRSAGRVTRDGEPAETRSASTAIYYLLCDGAHSAWHRIKSDEVWHFYAGEPLNVHVLDENGALITHKLGNALTHPDAVFQAVVPAGLWFSAECADPSTFALVGCTVAPGFEFSEFELADVDALKARHPQHAGFIEKPRPAV; from the coding sequence ATGTCCGAATCACACGCCGCCATGGCCAAAGACGAACTGATCCGCCGCTTCGATCTGAAGCCGCATCCCGAAGGCGGATTTTTCAGCGAGACGTACCGCTCGGCCGGGCGCGTAACGCGCGATGGTGAGCCGGCGGAGACGCGCTCGGCGTCGACCGCGATCTATTACCTGTTATGCGACGGCGCGCATTCGGCGTGGCATCGGATCAAGTCCGACGAAGTCTGGCATTTCTATGCCGGCGAGCCGCTGAACGTTCACGTGCTCGATGAAAACGGCGCGCTGATCACCCATAAGCTGGGCAATGCGTTGACGCATCCGGATGCCGTGTTTCAGGCCGTGGTGCCGGCGGGCTTGTGGTTCTCCGCGGAGTGCGCCGATCCGTCGACGTTCGCGCTGGTGGGCTGCACCGTCGCGCCGGGATTCGAATTCAGCGAGTTCGAACTGGCGGATGTCGACGCGTTGAAGGCGCGGCATCCTCAGCATGCGGGCTTCATTGAAAAGCCAAGGCCGGCGGTTTAG
- a CDS encoding CinA family protein: protein MPTDSVVHQLAIRVSNRLRDERLMLVTAESCTGGMVATAITDISGSSGWFERGFVTYSNQAKSEMIGVPADMIEKHGAVSEQVARAMAEGALRNSRAQVSVSITGVAGPGGGTETKPVGMVSFGWSNRLHTSVETKVFKGDREQIRVQAATHALRGVLALLDEREH from the coding sequence ATGCCTACCGATTCCGTGGTTCACCAGCTCGCGATTCGCGTGAGCAACCGCCTGCGCGACGAACGCCTGATGCTCGTCACCGCCGAATCCTGTACGGGCGGCATGGTGGCGACCGCGATCACCGACATTTCCGGCAGCAGCGGCTGGTTCGAACGCGGCTTCGTCACGTATTCGAATCAGGCGAAGAGCGAGATGATCGGCGTGCCGGCCGACATGATCGAGAAGCACGGCGCGGTCAGCGAGCAGGTCGCGCGCGCCATGGCCGAGGGCGCGCTGCGCAATAGTCGCGCGCAGGTGTCGGTGTCGATCACCGGCGTCGCCGGTCCGGGCGGCGGCACCGAGACCAAGCCGGTCGGCATGGTTTCGTTCGGCTGGAGCAACCGGCTGCATACGTCGGTGGAAACGAAGGTTTTCAAGGGCGATCGTGAACAGATTCGCGTGCAGGCCGCCACACATGCGCTGCGCGGCGTGCTGGCGTTGCTCGATGAGCGCGAGCATTGA
- a CDS encoding phosphatidylglycerophosphatase A family protein — MQTDPPLGPADELIDGQPPKEPNAPNPRPRPRRASARFMLSHPLHMLSLGFGSGLSPIAPGTFGTLFAWASFIVLSRYLTVTEWGLLIAFGFVGGIALCGFTAKRLGIDDPSPVVWDEIVAFWLVLLMVTPATLTEQLWAFIVFRFFDMVKPPPIGYFDRRLKGGFGIMFDDLVAAFFTLLVIALWRMSV, encoded by the coding sequence ATGCAGACTGATCCCCCGCTCGGCCCCGCCGACGAACTCATCGACGGCCAGCCGCCGAAAGAGCCCAACGCGCCCAATCCGCGCCCACGGCCGCGCCGCGCGAGCGCGCGGTTCATGCTGTCGCATCCGCTGCACATGCTGTCGCTGGGGTTCGGCAGCGGCTTGTCGCCCATCGCGCCAGGCACCTTCGGCACGCTGTTCGCGTGGGCGTCGTTCATCGTTCTGAGTCGCTATCTGACCGTGACCGAATGGGGTCTGCTGATCGCGTTCGGTTTTGTCGGCGGCATCGCGCTGTGCGGCTTTACCGCGAAGAGGCTGGGCATCGACGACCCGTCGCCGGTCGTGTGGGACGAGATCGTCGCGTTCTGGCTGGTGCTGCTGATGGTCACGCCCGCCACGCTGACCGAGCAGTTGTGGGCGTTCATCGTGTTCCGCTTCTTCGATATGGTGAAACCGCCGCCCATCGGTTATTTCGATCGCCGTCTGAAAGGTGGCTTTGGCATCATGTTCGATGACCTGGTTGCCGCATTTTTCACGCTGCTCGTCATTGCGCTCTGGCGCATGTCGGTTTAA
- the thiL gene encoding thiamine-phosphate kinase, protein MLSEFSLIDRFFARRAAAQPSDTESGALGIGDDCALLAPRPGEMLAISTDMLVEGRHFFADVDPQALGHKALAVNLSDLAAMGARPQAFTLAFSLPKADETWLAAFSAGLFALAERYECALIGGDTTGGPLNLCITVFGSVPPQVALRRDAAQAGDDIWISGALGNARAGLGVQRGEWQADADDAATFRRALERPEPRVALGLALRGIAHAALDLSDGLAGDLLHILERSNLQATVDVDAVPRSAALRRLSPAIQQRCTLAGGDDYELCFTAPASARAAVQNAGREAAVPVTRVGTISALQTAADRPAIGWRDAAGAPLTLTLQGFDHFHAD, encoded by the coding sequence ATGCTCTCCGAGTTTTCGCTGATCGATCGTTTCTTCGCGCGCCGCGCCGCCGCTCAACCGTCCGACACGGAGAGCGGCGCGCTCGGCATCGGCGACGACTGCGCGCTGCTCGCGCCACGCCCCGGCGAAATGCTGGCGATATCGACCGACATGCTGGTGGAAGGCCGCCACTTCTTCGCCGACGTCGATCCGCAAGCGCTCGGTCACAAAGCGCTCGCGGTGAATCTGTCGGATCTCGCGGCAATGGGCGCGCGGCCGCAGGCGTTCACGCTGGCGTTCTCGTTGCCGAAAGCCGACGAAACCTGGCTGGCCGCCTTCAGCGCAGGACTCTTCGCGCTGGCCGAGCGCTACGAGTGCGCGCTGATCGGCGGCGATACGACCGGCGGCCCGTTGAATCTGTGCATCACCGTGTTCGGCAGTGTGCCGCCGCAAGTAGCGCTGCGCCGCGACGCCGCGCAAGCCGGCGACGACATCTGGATTTCCGGCGCCCTCGGCAACGCACGCGCCGGGCTCGGCGTACAGCGCGGCGAGTGGCAGGCCGATGCCGACGACGCTGCGACGTTTCGTCGCGCCCTCGAGCGCCCGGAGCCGCGCGTCGCGCTCGGGCTGGCGCTGCGCGGCATCGCGCACGCGGCGCTCGATCTGTCGGATGGCCTCGCCGGCGATCTGCTGCACATTCTCGAACGCTCCAACTTGCAGGCCACCGTCGACGTCGACGCGGTGCCGCGCTCGGCCGCGCTGCGGCGTTTGTCGCCGGCCATCCAGCAGCGCTGCACGCTGGCCGGCGGCGACGATTACGAACTGTGCTTCACCGCGCCGGCTTCCGCGCGCGCCGCAGTGCAAAACGCCGGTCGCGAGGCGGCCGTGCCGGTCACCCGCGTCGGTACAATAAGCGCTCTCCAAACGGCGGCCGACCGCCCGGCGATCGGCTGGCGCGACGCCGCCGGCGCGCCGCTCACTCTGACGTTGCAAGGCTTCGACCACTTTCATGCAGACTGA
- a CDS encoding NADP-dependent malic enzyme, whose protein sequence is MPSNIYSNPHFEARLMSTPVNSKLREAALDYHEFPTPGKIAIAPTKQMINQRDLALAYSPGVAFACEEIVENPLNAARFTARSNLVGVVTNGTAVLGLGNIGPLASKPVMEGKAVLFKKFAGIDVFDIELNESDPHKLVEVICALEPTFGGINLEDIKAPDCFIVERECRKRMKIPVFHDDQHGTAIVVAAAITNGLKVVGKDIKSVKLVSSGAGAAALACLDLLVDIGLPLENITVTDLAGVVYKGRVELMDPDKERFARETDARTLAEAIGGADIFLGLSAGGVLKQDMVKQMADRPLILALANPTPEILPELALEVRPDAVLCTGRTDYPNQVNNVLVFPFLFRGALDAGATTVTREMEIAAVNAIAELARQEQSDIVATAYGIQDLSFGPAYLIPKPFDPRLIVKVAPAVAKAAMDSGVAERPIEDMDAYEQHLQQFVYHSGTTMKPIFQVARGVEPEKKRIVFAEGEEERVLRAMQIIVDEKLAKPILIGRPAVIEQRIARYGLRLIAGQDYTVVNTDHDERYRDFWQEYFKMMSRKGITEQMAKLEMRRRTTLIGAMLVKKGEADGMICGTVSTTHRHLHFIDQVIGKKEGRKVYAAMNGLVLPNRQIFIVDTHVNVDPTPEQLAEITIMAAEEVRRFGIEPKVALLSHSNFGSSNAPTAQKMRDTLAILRERAPELQVDGEMHGDVALDANLRREVLPDSTLEGDANLLVLPNIDAANISYNLLKTAAGNNIAIGPMLLGAAQPVHVLTASATVRRIVNMTALLVADVIAAR, encoded by the coding sequence ATGCCGTCGAACATCTATTCTAATCCGCACTTCGAAGCCCGCCTTATGTCGACTCCCGTCAATAGCAAACTCCGCGAAGCCGCCCTCGATTACCACGAGTTTCCCACTCCGGGGAAGATCGCGATCGCCCCGACCAAGCAGATGATCAACCAGCGCGATCTCGCGCTGGCGTATTCGCCGGGTGTCGCGTTCGCGTGCGAGGAAATCGTCGAGAATCCGCTGAACGCCGCGCGTTTCACCGCGCGCAGCAACCTGGTCGGCGTCGTCACGAACGGCACCGCGGTGCTGGGTCTGGGCAACATCGGGCCGCTCGCGTCGAAGCCGGTCATGGAAGGCAAGGCGGTGCTGTTCAAGAAGTTTGCCGGCATCGACGTGTTCGATATCGAGCTGAACGAGTCCGATCCGCACAAGCTGGTCGAGGTGATCTGCGCGCTCGAGCCGACCTTCGGCGGGATCAACCTGGAAGACATCAAGGCGCCGGATTGCTTCATCGTCGAACGCGAATGCCGCAAGCGCATGAAGATTCCGGTGTTCCACGACGACCAGCACGGCACGGCGATCGTCGTGGCGGCAGCCATCACCAACGGTTTGAAGGTGGTCGGCAAAGACATCAAGTCGGTCAAGCTGGTGTCGTCGGGCGCGGGCGCCGCGGCGCTGGCCTGTCTGGATCTTCTGGTCGATATCGGCCTGCCGCTCGAAAATATCACCGTCACCGATCTGGCCGGCGTGGTCTACAAGGGCCGCGTCGAACTGATGGACCCGGACAAGGAACGCTTCGCGCGTGAAACCGACGCCCGCACGCTCGCCGAAGCAATCGGCGGCGCGGACATTTTCCTGGGTCTGTCGGCCGGCGGCGTGCTGAAGCAGGACATGGTCAAGCAGATGGCGGACAGGCCGCTGATTCTGGCGCTCGCCAATCCGACGCCGGAAATCCTGCCGGAACTCGCACTCGAAGTGCGTCCGGACGCGGTGCTGTGCACGGGCCGCACCGACTATCCGAACCAGGTGAACAACGTGCTGGTGTTCCCGTTCCTGTTCCGCGGCGCGTTGGACGCGGGCGCGACGACGGTGACGCGGGAAATGGAAATCGCGGCGGTCAACGCGATCGCCGAACTGGCGCGCCAGGAGCAGAGCGATATCGTCGCGACGGCTTACGGCATTCAGGATCTATCGTTCGGGCCGGCCTATCTGATTCCGAAGCCGTTCGATCCGCGCCTGATCGTCAAGGTCGCGCCGGCCGTGGCGAAGGCCGCGATGGATTCGGGCGTCGCCGAGCGTCCGATCGAAGATATGGACGCGTACGAACAGCATCTGCAGCAGTTCGTGTATCACAGCGGCACGACCATGAAGCCGATCTTCCAGGTGGCGCGTGGCGTCGAACCGGAGAAGAAGCGCATTGTGTTCGCGGAAGGCGAAGAAGAGCGCGTGCTGCGCGCCATGCAGATCATCGTCGACGAAAAGCTCGCCAAGCCGATTCTGATCGGTCGTCCGGCGGTGATCGAGCAGCGGATCGCGCGCTACGGTCTGCGTCTGATCGCGGGTCAGGACTACACGGTCGTGAACACCGACCATGACGAGCGTTATCGCGACTTCTGGCAGGAATACTTCAAGATGATGTCCCGTAAGGGCATCACCGAGCAGATGGCCAAGCTCGAAATGCGCCGCCGCACCACGCTGATCGGCGCGATGCTGGTGAAGAAGGGCGAAGCGGACGGCATGATCTGCGGCACGGTCAGCACGACGCACCGTCACCTGCACTTCATCGATCAGGTGATCGGCAAGAAGGAAGGCCGCAAGGTCTACGCGGCGATGAATGGTCTGGTGCTGCCGAATCGGCAGATTTTCATTGTCGATACGCACGTGAACGTGGACCCGACGCCGGAGCAACTGGCCGAGATCACGATCATGGCTGCGGAAGAAGTGCGCCGTTTCGGTATCGAGCCGAAGGTCGCGCTGCTGTCGCATTCGAACTTCGGTTCGAGCAATGCGCCGACCGCGCAGAAGATGCGCGACACGCTGGCGATCCTGCGCGAGCGCGCGCCGGAACTGCAAGTGGACGGCGAAATGCACGGCGACGTGGCGCTCGACGCGAATCTGCGCCGCGAAGTGCTGCCCGATTCGACGCTCGAAGGCGACGCGAATCTGCTGGTGCTGCCGAACATCGACGCGGCCAACATCTCGTACAACCTGCTGAAGACTGCCGCGGGCAACAACATCGCGATTGGTCCGATGCTGCTGGGCGCGGCTCAGCCGGTTCACGTGCTGACGGCGTCGGCAACGGTGCGCCGGATCGTCAACATGACGGCGCTGCTGGTCGCGGACGTGATCGCGGCGCGCTGA
- a CDS encoding ribonuclease, whose protein sequence is MARKWLRMKGVLIGALTLCVLSGSVPGALARDYTAPADANAQVQGVVALAQLPREAVNTLNLIAAGGPYPYEKDGIVFGNRERLLPAHRRGYYHEYTVPTPRARNRGARRIVCGGPLQRTDNCYYSDDHYTSFNRIVE, encoded by the coding sequence ATGGCACGCAAGTGGCTGCGCATGAAAGGCGTGCTGATCGGTGCTTTAACGCTGTGCGTGTTATCCGGTTCCGTGCCTGGCGCGTTGGCGCGCGACTATACGGCGCCCGCCGATGCAAACGCACAGGTGCAGGGCGTCGTCGCGCTGGCGCAGTTGCCGCGCGAAGCGGTCAATACATTGAACTTGATTGCCGCCGGCGGGCCTTACCCGTATGAGAAGGACGGCATCGTATTCGGCAATCGCGAACGGTTGCTGCCGGCCCATCGGCGCGGCTATTACCACGAATACACCGTTCCCACGCCTCGCGCGCGTAATCGCGGGGCGCGTCGCATCGTCTGCGGTGGTCCGCTACAGCGAACCGACAATTGTTACTACTCGGACGACCACTACACCAGTTTTAATCGTATTGTTGAATGA
- a CDS encoding barstar family protein — MSDNVYAHDSGVATDLFAAGDGNLFQRVMQMRAGDQGRENQSETGTVVSSNEEPMSLFKTVRPNIVQSIRAFRVQDLADEAEQLGQHFLYAYCANAQSKQEVLETIATSFLFPKHFGKNYDALYDCLTDLVHKAGTQPGFVIVLEQLPVAQKFDKEGRETLLDVFREAAEFWAERKVAFRVFYSFA, encoded by the coding sequence ATGAGCGACAACGTCTACGCGCACGACTCCGGAGTCGCGACGGATCTTTTCGCGGCCGGCGACGGCAATTTGTTCCAACGCGTCATGCAGATGCGCGCCGGCGATCAGGGCCGCGAGAACCAGAGCGAAACAGGCACTGTGGTTTCATCGAACGAGGAGCCCATGAGTCTTTTCAAGACCGTACGACCGAACATCGTACAGTCGATCCGCGCGTTTCGCGTGCAGGATCTAGCTGACGAGGCCGAGCAACTCGGCCAGCATTTCCTCTATGCATATTGCGCGAACGCGCAGTCCAAGCAGGAAGTGCTCGAGACTATCGCGACATCGTTCCTGTTTCCGAAGCACTTCGGCAAAAATTACGACGCGCTCTACGATTGCCTGACCGACCTGGTTCATAAGGCCGGTACGCAACCCGGCTTCGTGATCGTGCTCGAACAATTGCCGGTCGCTCAGAAGTTCGACAAGGAAGGTCGTGAAACGCTGCTGGACGTGTTCCGCGAAGCGGCCGAGTTCTGGGCCGAGCGCAAGGTGGCGTTCCGGGTGTTCTACTCGTTTGCGTAA
- a CDS encoding 16S rRNA (uracil(1498)-N(3))-methyltransferase codes for MPRFFVDTALNSDDILPLPDDVVRHILVLRLQPGDSIVLFNGEGGEYSAELVEVERRSAKVVVREFRAIEIEAPYHLTLAQGIAGGDKMDWLIEKAVELGASCFMPLTTTRSVVRLSGERAQRRHAHWQGIVRASCEQCGRNRLPEVMPVREIATWLGALPRTPEDSELRILLSPRASISFTALPATPPLGRVTVLVGPEGGFSAAEEAAATDHGFTAVGLGPRVLRTETAGIAVLSALAARWGGW; via the coding sequence ATGCCTCGCTTCTTCGTCGATACGGCGCTCAACTCCGACGACATCCTGCCGCTTCCGGACGACGTCGTACGTCACATCCTCGTTCTGCGCCTGCAGCCCGGCGACTCGATCGTGCTGTTCAACGGCGAAGGCGGCGAGTACAGCGCTGAACTCGTCGAGGTCGAACGCCGCTCGGCGAAGGTCGTGGTGCGCGAATTCCGCGCCATCGAAATCGAAGCGCCGTATCACCTCACGCTCGCGCAGGGCATCGCCGGCGGCGACAAGATGGACTGGCTGATCGAAAAAGCGGTCGAACTCGGCGCGTCGTGCTTCATGCCGTTGACCACCACGCGTAGCGTCGTGCGCCTGTCCGGCGAGCGCGCGCAGCGGCGGCATGCGCATTGGCAAGGGATCGTACGCGCGTCGTGCGAACAGTGCGGCCGCAATCGTCTGCCGGAAGTCATGCCGGTGCGCGAGATCGCGACCTGGCTCGGCGCGCTGCCGCGCACGCCGGAAGACAGCGAACTGCGGATTCTGCTGTCGCCGCGCGCGAGCATCAGCTTTACGGCGTTGCCCGCCACGCCGCCGCTCGGACGCGTGACCGTGCTGGTCGGCCCGGAAGGCGGTTTTTCCGCCGCCGAAGAAGCCGCCGCGACCGATCACGGCTTTACCGCGGTTGGGCTCGGCCCACGCGTGTTGCGCACCGAAACGGCCGGAATCGCCGTGCTTTCCGCGCTGGCCGCGCGCTGGGGTGGGTGGTAA
- a CDS encoding VOC family protein, producing MTASRPAGVPWLTPYLTVRDAGATSAFFSAAFGFEVRDSVQDDGVVMHVEMTYQGQLIVMFAPEGAFGSAAKTPKSAGAIAPQSFYVYVDDVDAVYTRALAAGAKSLSEPQDQFWGDRFAQVEDLDGYRWALARHLS from the coding sequence ATGACCGCCTCCCGCCCAGCCGGTGTGCCCTGGTTGACCCCCTATCTGACAGTACGCGACGCAGGCGCCACGAGCGCATTCTTCTCGGCGGCGTTCGGCTTCGAAGTACGCGACAGCGTGCAGGACGACGGCGTCGTCATGCATGTCGAGATGACCTATCAAGGCCAGTTGATCGTGATGTTCGCGCCCGAAGGCGCGTTCGGGTCCGCGGCGAAAACCCCCAAAAGCGCGGGCGCGATCGCGCCGCAATCGTTCTATGTCTATGTCGACGACGTCGACGCGGTTTACACGCGGGCGCTGGCCGCCGGCGCCAAATCGTTGAGCGAGCCACAGGATCAGTTCTGGGGCGACCGCTTCGCCCAGGTCGAAGACCTAGACGGCTACCGTTGGGCGCTCGCTCGCCACCTTTCCTGA
- the speE gene encoding polyamine aminopropyltransferase, whose amino-acid sequence MSAPLLFHPSPDAVYGFPHARRIACVDSPYQRIEVWDTPQLGRLFTLDSRPMTSVGDEFIYHECMVHPAALTHPAPKSALVLGGGDGGAARQLLKHPGIERIVVAELDAEVVRLTREHLPDVHGGAFDDPRVELVIGDAAGYVAATATSAETRFDLVIFDLTPPDSPAAGLYTQAFYTQLKRTMTPTAALSVHLGSPYFHAQRVAGLLDGLRTAFAIVRTMSAFIPLYGSLWMMATASDTLDPTALDADALAARFAARRLELASLRHYDPALHAGLFSASRSVRDKLSQFLTSTH is encoded by the coding sequence GTGAGCGCTCCGCTGCTGTTTCACCCAAGTCCCGACGCCGTCTACGGATTTCCGCACGCACGACGGATCGCCTGTGTCGACTCGCCGTATCAGCGTATCGAGGTGTGGGACACGCCTCAGCTCGGCCGGCTCTTCACGCTCGACAGCCGTCCGATGACCTCCGTCGGCGACGAGTTCATCTATCACGAATGCATGGTGCATCCAGCCGCGCTCACGCATCCGGCGCCGAAGTCCGCGCTGGTGCTGGGCGGCGGCGACGGCGGGGCCGCGCGGCAACTGCTGAAGCATCCCGGCATCGAACGCATCGTGGTGGCGGAGTTGGATGCCGAAGTGGTGCGCCTGACGCGCGAGCATTTGCCCGACGTACACGGCGGCGCTTTCGACGACCCGCGCGTCGAACTGGTAATCGGCGACGCCGCCGGTTACGTTGCGGCGACGGCAACATCGGCGGAGACACGGTTCGATCTGGTGATATTCGACCTGACGCCGCCGGACTCGCCCGCAGCGGGCTTGTACACACAGGCCTTCTACACGCAGCTCAAACGGACGATGACCCCAACCGCCGCGCTCTCCGTGCATCTCGGCTCGCCCTACTTTCATGCGCAGCGCGTAGCCGGCCTGCTCGACGGCTTGCGCACGGCATTCGCGATTGTCCGCACGATGAGCGCCTTCATCCCGCTGTACGGCTCGCTCTGGATGATGGCCACCGCCAGCGACACGCTCGACCCCACGGCCCTCGACGCCGACGCGCTCGCCGCACGTTTCGCCGCGCGCCGACTCGAACTCGCCTCGCTGAGGCATTACGACCCGGCCCTGCACGCGGGACTGTTCTCGGCATCGCGCTCCGTGCGCGATAAACTAAGTCAATTCTTAACGTCAACACACTGA
- the tkt gene encoding transketolase, with translation MTTPSPAPTSLMANAIRALSMDAVQKANSGHPGMPMGMAEIGVALWSRHLRHNPTNPQWSDRDRFVLSNGHGSMLLYSLLHLTGYDLPIEELKNFRQMHSKTPGHPEYGITPGVETTTGPLGQGLANAVGMALAESLLATEFNKPDAKIVDHHTYVFVGDGCLMEGISHEACSLAGVLKLNKLIAFYDDNGISIDGEVVHWFHDDTPKRFEAYGWNVVPNVVGHDVDAVDAAIKQAKQSDKPTLICCKTVIGEGAPTKAGSHDSHGSPLGDKEIAATREKIGWKWEPFVIPQEVYAAWDAKEAGARIESEWDKAFAAYQAKYPQEAAEFTRRMAKQLPADWAEQAKAIVAGANERKETIATRKASQQAIEGLSAVLPELLGGSADLTGSNLTNWKAAKPVRVNAEGRAAGNYVNYGVREFGMSAAINGIAVHGGFKAFGGTFLTFSDYSRNALRVAALMKAPSIFVFTHDSIGLGEDGPTHQSIEHVASLRLIPHLQVWRPADTVETAVAWTHAVEHHGPSVLIFSRQNLLFSERTDAQIANIEKGGYVLRDWNDEIPARKIILIATGSEVELALNAVESLAREGIGARVVSMPSTTVFDKQDAEYRERVLPQGVRRVAIEAGVTDFWRKYVGLEGGVVGIDTFGESAPAGVLFKHFGFTVENVVATAKAALG, from the coding sequence ATGACGACCCCGTCTCCCGCACCCACTTCCCTGATGGCCAACGCAATCCGCGCGTTGTCCATGGACGCCGTTCAAAAAGCGAATTCCGGTCACCCCGGCATGCCGATGGGCATGGCCGAAATCGGCGTGGCCTTGTGGTCGCGTCATCTGCGTCACAACCCGACGAACCCGCAGTGGTCGGACCGCGACCGCTTCGTGCTGTCGAACGGCCACGGCTCGATGCTGCTGTACTCGCTGCTGCATCTGACCGGCTACGATCTGCCGATCGAAGAACTGAAGAACTTCCGCCAGATGCATTCGAAGACGCCGGGTCACCCGGAATACGGCATCACGCCGGGCGTCGAAACGACCACTGGCCCGCTCGGCCAGGGTCTGGCGAATGCGGTCGGCATGGCGCTCGCCGAGTCGCTGCTGGCCACCGAATTCAACAAGCCCGACGCGAAGATCGTCGACCACCACACCTACGTGTTCGTCGGCGACGGCTGTCTGATGGAAGGCATCTCGCACGAAGCCTGCTCGCTCGCGGGCGTGCTGAAGCTGAACAAGCTGATCGCGTTCTACGACGACAACGGCATCTCGATCGACGGCGAAGTGGTGCACTGGTTCCACGACGACACGCCGAAGCGCTTCGAAGCGTACGGCTGGAACGTGGTCCCGAACGTGGTCGGCCACGACGTCGACGCGGTGGACGCGGCGATCAAACAAGCCAAGCAATCCGACAAGCCGACGCTGATCTGCTGCAAGACCGTGATCGGAGAAGGCGCGCCGACCAAGGCCGGCAGCCACGATTCGCACGGCTCGCCGCTCGGCGACAAGGAAATCGCGGCCACGCGTGAAAAGATCGGCTGGAAGTGGGAGCCGTTCGTGATTCCGCAGGAAGTCTATGCAGCGTGGGACGCGAAGGAAGCGGGCGCGCGCATCGAATCCGAGTGGGACAAGGCGTTCGCGGCCTATCAGGCCAAGTATCCGCAGGAAGCCGCCGAATTCACGCGCCGTATGGCCAAGCAGTTGCCGGCCGATTGGGCGGAACAGGCGAAGGCGATCGTCGCCGGCGCGAACGAACGCAAGGAAACCATTGCTACGCGTAAAGCGTCGCAACAGGCTATCGAAGGTCTGTCGGCCGTGCTGCCGGAACTGCTTGGCGGCTCCGCCGATCTGACAGGTTCGAACCTGACCAACTGGAAGGCCGCCAAGCCGGTGCGCGTGAACGCGGAAGGCCGCGCTGCCGGCAACTACGTGAACTACGGCGTGCGCGAATTCGGCATGAGCGCGGCGATCAACGGCATCGCGGTGCACGGCGGCTTCAAGGCCTTCGGCGGCACGTTCCTGACGTTCTCCGACTACAGCCGCAACGCGTTGCGCGTCGCCGCGCTGATGAAAGCGCCGTCGATCTTCGTGTTCACGCACGACTCGATCGGTCTCGGCGAAGACGGCCCGACCCACCAGTCGATCGAACACGTCGCGAGCCTGCGTCTGATTCCGCATCTGCAAGTGTGGCGCCCGGCCGATACGGTCGAAACGGCGGTGGCCTGGACCCACGCGGTCGAACATCACGGCCCGTCGGTCCTGATCTTCAGCCGTCAGAACCTGCTGTTCTCGGAACGCACGGACGCGCAGATCGCCAACATCGAGAAGGGCGGCTACGTGCTGCGCGACTGGAACGACGAAATCCCCGCGCGCAAGATCATCCTGATCGCCACCGGTTCGGAAGTCGAACTGGCGCTGAACGCGGTCGAGTCGCTGGCGCGCGAAGGCATCGGCGCCCGCGTCGTGTCCATGCCGTCGACCACCGTGTTCGACAAGCAGGACGCCGAGTACCGCGAACGCGTGTTGCCGCAAGGCGTGCGCCGCGTCGCGATCGAAGCAGGTGTCACGGATTTCTGGCGCAAGTACGTGGGTCTGGAAGGCGGCGTGGTCGGCATCGACACGTTCGGCGAATCGGCCCCGGCTGGCGTGCTGTTCAAGCATTTCGGCTTCACCGTCGAGAACGTGGTAGCGACGGCCAAAGCGGCACTCGGCTGA